One genomic segment of Gemmatimonadaceae bacterium includes these proteins:
- a CDS encoding type II toxin-antitoxin system RelE/ParE family toxin: MTFALRWTEHAVGQLGAIAEHISLVSPVYAEQLLDRIVQRLRQAQAFPESGRRVPEAATLGVRELIDFPYRLIYRVHGDTVEVVAVVHGRQDLIAHLPR, translated from the coding sequence GTGACCTTCGCGCTCCGCTGGACGGAGCACGCCGTAGGGCAGCTCGGGGCGATCGCCGAGCATATTAGTCTCGTCTCCCCGGTGTATGCCGAGCAGCTCCTCGACCGAATTGTCCAGCGCCTTCGCCAGGCTCAGGCCTTTCCGGAATCGGGCCGCCGCGTTCCCGAGGCCGCAACCCTCGGCGTTCGCGAGCTCATCGACTTTCCATATCGCCTCATCTACCGCGTACATGGTGACACCGTCGAGGTGGTCGCCGTCGTTCACGGTCGCCAAGACCTCATCGCCCATCTGCCACGCTGA